One Desulfobulbus propionicus DSM 2032 DNA segment encodes these proteins:
- the nusA gene encoding transcription termination factor NusA codes for MVGAENLKRIVDQICRDKGIDRALLIDAIEEAVRSAVRKKYGTRREIEVQFNEDLGEVEVFQYRTVVDEVYDEETEISLEEARRLDPEIELDDDLGEKMDNIADLGRIAAQSAKQVIIHRMRDAERDVIYEMFRDREGTIVNGIVQRFERGDMIINLGRTDAVLPREGQIPKRSYKQGDRIRAYLQEVRRDTREGKFRDSQLILSRTCNEFLIKLFEMEVPEIAEGIVKIMGASREPGFRAKIAVSSIESDVDPVGACVGLKGSRVQNVVQELQGERIDIVPWSPDPARYVCNALAPAEVSMVIVEDERKALLVVVPDDQLSLAIGRQGQNVRLASRLLGWKIDVKSQSRYANMDNTEYRSLLAVDGVDENLADRLFAAGITSAPLLAAMDIEQLMALARIDQDKAQGMQKAAAAMQPSKEKTAQPAPDVQELTDQEPVTPQEDQSIEQGG; via the coding sequence CGCCTTGCTGATCGATGCGATTGAAGAGGCCGTTCGTTCCGCAGTTCGCAAAAAATATGGTACCCGCAGGGAGATCGAGGTTCAGTTCAACGAGGACTTGGGCGAAGTCGAAGTGTTCCAGTACCGCACGGTGGTCGACGAGGTCTACGACGAGGAGACTGAAATTTCGCTCGAGGAAGCACGCCGTCTCGATCCGGAGATCGAGTTGGACGATGACCTTGGCGAAAAGATGGACAACATCGCCGATCTTGGCCGCATTGCCGCTCAGTCGGCCAAACAGGTGATCATCCACCGCATGCGCGATGCCGAGCGCGATGTTATCTACGAGATGTTCCGCGATCGCGAAGGCACCATTGTCAACGGCATCGTCCAGCGGTTCGAGCGGGGCGACATGATCATCAATCTGGGCCGCACCGATGCCGTCCTGCCCCGGGAAGGTCAGATCCCCAAGCGCTCCTATAAACAGGGCGACAGAATCCGCGCCTATCTCCAGGAGGTCCGCCGTGATACCCGTGAGGGGAAGTTCCGCGATTCGCAGCTGATTCTCAGCCGGACCTGCAACGAATTCCTCATCAAGCTGTTTGAAATGGAGGTGCCGGAAATCGCCGAGGGCATTGTCAAGATCATGGGCGCCAGCCGGGAGCCCGGATTTCGGGCCAAAATCGCGGTTTCCTCCATCGAATCGGACGTCGATCCGGTGGGCGCCTGCGTGGGCCTCAAGGGATCGCGGGTGCAGAACGTGGTGCAGGAACTTCAAGGCGAACGCATTGACATCGTGCCCTGGAGTCCGGATCCGGCACGGTATGTGTGCAACGCCCTGGCCCCGGCCGAGGTATCCATGGTGATCGTCGAGGACGAACGCAAGGCGCTGCTGGTGGTGGTGCCCGACGATCAGCTCTCCCTGGCCATCGGCCGTCAGGGGCAGAATGTTCGTCTGGCTTCCCGCCTGCTGGGCTGGAAGATTGATGTCAAAAGCCAGTCGCGCTACGCCAACATGGACAACACGGAATACCGCAGCCTGCTGGCGGTGGACGGCGTCGACGAAAATCTGGCCGATCGGCTCTTTGCCGCCGGCATCACCTCGGCACCGCTGCTGGCGGCCATGGACATCGAACAACTGATGGCCCTGGCGCGGATCGATCAGGACAAGGCCCAAGGCATGCAAAAGGCGGCGGCCGCGATGCAACCATCGAAGGAAAAAACGGCTCAACCGGCCCCTGATGTCCAGGAGCTGACGGACCAGGAACCGGTAACGCCTCAAGAAGACCAGTCCATCGAGCAAGGCGGATGA
- a CDS encoding YlxR family protein → MNRGHVPQRTCRGCGRKGPRAGLLRFVVIGGRLVEDQQGGMPGKGVYCCDQDVCRERLAKSKKVLKAD, encoded by the coding sequence ATGAACCGGGGGCATGTTCCGCAACGAACCTGCCGCGGCTGCGGCCGAAAAGGGCCTCGCGCCGGCCTCCTGCGGTTCGTGGTGATCGGAGGCAGGCTGGTTGAGGATCAGCAGGGCGGCATGCCCGGTAAAGGCGTATACTGCTGCGATCAAGACGTCTGCCGTGAGCGGTTGGCGAAAAGCAAAAAAGTCCTGAAAGCGGACTGA
- the infB gene encoding translation initiation factor IF-2, translated as MSKVRIYDLAKEAGLKSKELADKLIAMGYPIASHSSSVDEDMAADIRKKLKGEAVGGTAEGRIELRSRAEQGAAKTKTVIRRRSKADKEEAAKRQEEAEALALEAEIQALEARLQQEEQAAKEKPQEAPAVEEPVEPPVEEPQAAKFAEMNVEQPSEQAPQSEPVAQAETPDETSEPAKVEATPFAPPVDEVVPPQVIQAQEKPADDESRKPRQLAKVVGRVVIPVPEKRTKPVAGKRPVRPPRPVAGDAPTEIPVPKEDGRADVKGKKKGKRVVAIGGDEEELGRKGAKAGKKGGKARVEFAPDGDVEFMRPRKGKKKRDGRKELPEQPLIAETKAIKRRIKVVATISVGDLAKRMGVKASEVIAALMRLGVLATLNQALDVDTAALVAADFGYEVEQAMTEELEVEALQEQEAEMGGEALPRPPVVTVMGHVDHGKTSILDAIRKTDVAAGEAGGITQHIGAYHVQAPSGDLTFVDTPGHAAFTEMRSRGAKVTDIVVLVVAADDGVMDQTKEAIAHSKAAEVPIVVAVNKIDKDNADPDRVKRELSDFGLIPEEWGGQTIYCLTSAKKGVGIEELLESIQLQAEILELRADPSRKAKGTVIEAQLHKGRGPVATVLVQEGTLRPGDHFVAGIYSGKVRMLINERGEQVQEAGPSIPVEVQGLSGVPQAGDEFIVLTDEKMAKSVANARQLKARETELASASKVSLDNLFEKMAEQDVKELRVILRADVQGTLQAFGQAAENLSTKAIRVRSLHEGTGSITENDIHLAAASDAIIIGFNVRPTVKVKELAEREGVDVRSYDVIYHALEDIEKAMVGMLEPTFEERVIGTADVRETFQVPKVGTIAGCSVIAGKIERNARVRVLREGVVIYTGRISSLRRFKDDVKEVLTGFECGIGVEHFNDIKIGDNLEAFVLDEVEATL; from the coding sequence ATGAGCAAGGTTCGTATTTATGATCTCGCGAAGGAAGCAGGACTCAAAAGCAAGGAACTGGCGGATAAGTTGATCGCGATGGGCTATCCCATCGCGAGTCATAGTTCAAGTGTAGACGAAGATATGGCTGCGGATATTCGAAAAAAACTGAAAGGCGAAGCTGTGGGCGGAACAGCGGAAGGGCGCATCGAGCTCAGGAGCCGAGCTGAGCAAGGCGCCGCCAAAACGAAAACCGTTATCCGTCGCCGGTCCAAGGCCGACAAAGAAGAGGCGGCCAAGCGGCAGGAAGAAGCGGAAGCCCTTGCCCTGGAAGCCGAGATCCAGGCGCTCGAGGCCCGCCTGCAGCAGGAGGAACAAGCGGCCAAGGAGAAGCCCCAAGAGGCGCCGGCTGTTGAGGAACCGGTCGAGCCACCCGTGGAAGAGCCGCAGGCAGCCAAGTTCGCGGAGATGAACGTCGAGCAGCCGTCAGAACAGGCACCGCAATCCGAACCTGTCGCCCAGGCGGAAACACCGGACGAGACGTCCGAACCCGCGAAAGTCGAGGCAACGCCCTTTGCCCCCCCGGTGGACGAAGTGGTTCCGCCACAAGTCATCCAGGCGCAGGAGAAGCCGGCCGACGACGAGAGCAGGAAACCCCGGCAGTTGGCCAAGGTAGTTGGCCGGGTCGTGATCCCGGTTCCGGAGAAACGAACCAAACCCGTTGCCGGCAAACGTCCGGTTCGCCCGCCGCGGCCGGTTGCCGGGGATGCGCCGACCGAGATTCCCGTTCCCAAAGAAGACGGACGGGCCGACGTCAAGGGCAAGAAGAAGGGCAAGCGGGTGGTGGCCATTGGCGGCGACGAGGAAGAACTGGGCAGAAAGGGAGCCAAGGCCGGCAAGAAAGGCGGCAAGGCCCGGGTTGAATTCGCCCCGGACGGCGATGTGGAATTCATGCGTCCCCGTAAAGGGAAGAAGAAAAGGGATGGCCGCAAGGAGTTGCCCGAGCAGCCGCTGATCGCCGAAACCAAGGCGATCAAGCGCCGAATCAAGGTAGTGGCCACCATCAGCGTGGGCGACTTGGCCAAACGCATGGGGGTCAAGGCCAGCGAGGTCATCGCCGCCCTGATGCGCCTGGGCGTGCTGGCCACCCTCAACCAGGCCCTGGATGTCGATACCGCGGCCCTGGTAGCCGCGGATTTCGGCTACGAGGTCGAACAGGCCATGACCGAGGAGCTAGAGGTTGAGGCTTTGCAGGAACAGGAAGCCGAAATGGGCGGCGAAGCCCTGCCCCGGCCGCCGGTGGTCACGGTCATGGGCCATGTCGATCACGGCAAGACCTCGATCCTCGATGCCATCCGCAAGACCGATGTGGCCGCGGGCGAGGCGGGCGGCATCACCCAGCACATCGGCGCCTACCATGTGCAGGCGCCTTCCGGGGATCTGACCTTTGTCGATACGCCGGGCCATGCGGCCTTCACCGAGATGCGTTCGCGCGGCGCCAAGGTCACCGACATCGTCGTGCTGGTGGTTGCCGCCGATGACGGGGTCATGGACCAGACCAAGGAAGCCATCGCCCACTCCAAGGCGGCCGAGGTGCCGATCGTGGTCGCGGTCAACAAGATCGATAAGGACAACGCCGATCCCGACCGGGTCAAACGCGAACTGAGCGATTTCGGCCTCATTCCGGAGGAATGGGGCGGCCAGACCATCTACTGCCTGACCAGCGCCAAAAAGGGCGTCGGCATCGAGGAACTGCTCGAATCGATCCAGCTTCAGGCCGAAATCCTTGAACTGCGGGCCGATCCGTCGCGCAAGGCCAAGGGCACGGTCATCGAGGCACAGCTGCACAAGGGACGAGGTCCCGTGGCCACGGTCCTGGTACAGGAAGGGACCCTGCGCCCCGGCGATCATTTTGTCGCCGGCATCTACAGCGGCAAGGTGCGCATGTTGATCAACGAGCGCGGCGAGCAGGTGCAGGAGGCCGGCCCCTCGATTCCGGTGGAGGTGCAGGGCTTGTCCGGCGTGCCGCAGGCGGGTGACGAGTTCATCGTCCTCACCGACGAGAAAATGGCCAAGTCCGTGGCCAACGCCCGCCAACTCAAAGCCAGGGAAACCGAACTGGCCTCGGCGTCCAAGGTATCGCTCGACAACCTGTTCGAGAAGATGGCCGAGCAAGACGTCAAGGAACTGCGGGTCATCCTCCGCGCCGATGTTCAGGGCACGCTCCAGGCCTTTGGCCAGGCGGCGGAAAACCTGTCGACCAAGGCGATCCGGGTGCGTTCCCTCCATGAGGGTACCGGCTCGATCACCGAAAACGACATCCATCTGGCTGCGGCCTCGGATGCGATCATTATCGGCTTCAATGTCCGCCCCACGGTCAAGGTGAAGGAACTGGCCGAACGCGAAGGGGTGGATGTCCGCTCCTACGACGTCATCTACCACGCCCTCGAGGATATCGAGAAGGCCATGGTGGGCATGTTGGAGCCGACCTTCGAGGAACGGGTCATCGGCACCGCCGATGTACGGGAGACTTTCCAGGTACCCAAGGTCGGGACCATTGCCGGCTGTTCGGTCATCGCCGGCAAGATCGAACGCAACGCCCGGGTGCGCGTGCTCCGCGAAGGGGTGGTGATCTACACCGGTCGCATCTCGTCGCTGCGGCGGTTCAAGGATGACGTCAAGGAGGTGCTGACCGGCTTTGAATGCGGTATCGGGGTCGAGCATTTCAACGACATCAAGATCGGCGACAACCTGGAGGCCTTTGTCCTCGATGAAGTCGAGGCCACCCTGTAA
- the rbfA gene encoding 30S ribosome-binding factor RbfA produces the protein MDFDFKLPGLGRPESSRPKRVAEAIKNELTILLLQQVADPRLSGVLVSRVVVTPDLKQAKVYFTVPAGKDSGPALKGMHRAKGFFRSHLAKTLNLRYTPELLFYYDNLNEEAERIDSLFRQIEDERKHEQS, from the coding sequence ATGGATTTCGATTTCAAGCTTCCCGGACTGGGCCGGCCGGAAAGTTCCCGGCCCAAGCGGGTGGCCGAGGCGATCAAGAACGAGTTGACCATCCTGTTGCTGCAGCAGGTGGCCGATCCACGGCTTTCCGGGGTCCTGGTTTCCCGGGTGGTGGTGACACCTGATCTCAAGCAGGCCAAGGTCTATTTCACCGTCCCGGCCGGCAAGGACAGTGGTCCGGCGCTCAAGGGCATGCATCGCGCCAAGGGATTCTTCCGCAGCCACCTGGCCAAGACCCTCAACCTGCGCTATACTCCCGAGCTGCTCTTTTATTACGACAACCTCAACGAAGAGGCGGAACGGATCGACAGCCTGTTCCGCCAGATCGAGGACGAACGAAAGCATGAGCAGTCCTGA
- a CDS encoding DHH family phosphoesterase — translation MSSPDPSIVATVRSKGHVLLATHFNPDGDALGSLLGLADVLEGLGKRVLRYLEEPVSHLYRFLPGCGQIQTDMAKVKEFAAMAGDDLLTICLDCGEEKRLGRHHGELTACRPLIVIDHHQGNNGFGDGAWIEPHRSSTGEMIFDLAMALGAEVSARAAECLYAAINTDTGSFRYESTSSHTFAVASELVRRGVRPETVATNLYDNYTLGRLRLMQEVLATLEMHERDRIAIIRVTQKMLERTYTTMLDTEYFINFPRAVTSVRVAVFLKEIEPNHVSVSLRAKGQCDVAVIANHFGGGGHRNASGFRVKGQNLDAVRDALLPLLCREMQI, via the coding sequence ATGAGCAGTCCTGACCCGTCTATTGTCGCGACTGTCCGCAGCAAGGGACATGTCCTGCTCGCCACCCACTTCAATCCCGACGGCGACGCCCTAGGCTCGCTGCTCGGTCTGGCCGATGTCCTGGAAGGATTGGGCAAGCGGGTGTTGCGTTACCTCGAGGAACCGGTGTCCCACCTCTACCGTTTTCTTCCCGGCTGCGGCCAAATTCAAACCGACATGGCCAAGGTCAAGGAGTTTGCCGCCATGGCCGGTGACGACCTGCTCACCATTTGCCTGGACTGCGGCGAGGAAAAACGGTTGGGCCGCCATCATGGGGAGTTGACCGCCTGCCGGCCCCTGATCGTGATCGATCATCACCAGGGCAACAACGGCTTTGGGGACGGGGCATGGATCGAGCCGCATCGTTCCTCCACCGGCGAGATGATCTTTGACCTGGCCATGGCCCTGGGCGCGGAGGTATCCGCCAGGGCGGCCGAGTGCCTGTATGCGGCCATCAACACCGATACCGGCTCGTTCCGCTACGAATCCACCAGCAGCCACACCTTTGCGGTGGCCAGCGAACTGGTGCGGCGCGGTGTGCGGCCGGAAACCGTCGCCACCAATTTGTACGACAACTACACCCTGGGTCGGTTGCGGTTGATGCAGGAGGTGCTGGCCACCTTGGAGATGCATGAGCGCGATCGCATCGCCATCATCCGAGTGACCCAGAAGATGCTGGAACGCACCTACACCACCATGCTTGACACCGAATATTTCATCAATTTTCCCCGAGCAGTCACTTCGGTGCGGGTCGCGGTGTTTCTCAAGGAAATCGAACCGAACCATGTGTCCGTCAGTCTCCGGGCCAAGGGTCAGTGCGACGTGGCGGTGATTGCCAATCATTTCGGCGGTGGCGGCCACCGCAATGCCAGCGGCTTCCGTGTCAAGGGCCAGAACTTGGATGCGGTGCGCGACGCCCTGCTGCCGCTGCTTTGCCGAGAGATGCAGATCTGA
- the truB gene encoding tRNA pseudouridine(55) synthase TruB, translated as MGRSPSVGCHDLPWSDGVFFVDKPAGLTSFAIVRRIRWLLGIKKVGHAGTLDPFATGLLIVCVGRPATRCIDSFMGGRKTYQARLQLGVETETQDPEGAITRTAPVPEWDRPSLVACLRQHVGPQLQAPPPYSAAKHKGKPLYAYARQGVRIEKEAKPIEILSLTLDHYDAQLHQLDLTVTCSPGTYVRVLAADIGRSLGCGAHLIGLRRTASGPFVVGDSLSGAELFTEEGLAVLQAARRGIEETVDIVAPRAI; from the coding sequence ATGGGGCGTTCACCTTCGGTTGGTTGTCACGACCTGCCATGGAGCGACGGGGTCTTTTTTGTGGACAAACCCGCAGGCCTCACCTCCTTCGCCATAGTCCGCCGCATTCGCTGGCTGCTCGGCATCAAAAAGGTCGGCCATGCCGGCACCCTTGATCCTTTTGCCACCGGCCTGTTGATTGTTTGTGTGGGCCGCCCCGCCACCCGCTGCATCGATTCGTTCATGGGAGGGCGAAAAACCTATCAGGCCCGGTTACAGTTGGGCGTGGAAACCGAGACCCAGGATCCAGAAGGCGCGATCACCCGTACCGCGCCGGTGCCGGAATGGGATCGACCGAGCCTGGTCGCCTGCCTGCGACAACACGTCGGTCCGCAACTGCAGGCACCGCCTCCCTATTCGGCGGCCAAGCACAAGGGCAAACCCCTCTATGCCTATGCCCGCCAGGGAGTGCGTATCGAGAAGGAAGCGAAGCCGATCGAAATTCTTTCCCTGACCCTTGACCACTACGACGCCCAACTCCATCAGCTCGATCTGACAGTCACCTGCAGCCCAGGTACCTATGTGCGGGTACTGGCGGCCGACATTGGCAGGTCGCTTGGCTGTGGGGCCCATCTGATCGGCCTTCGTCGGACAGCCAGCGGCCCGTTTGTGGTGGGCGATTCCCTGTCCGGGGCAGAGCTGTTTACCGAGGAGGGATTGGCGGTGCTGCAGGCTGCCCGGCGCGGCATCGAGGAGACGGTTGACATCGTTGCCCCCAGGGCTATTTAA
- the rpsO gene encoding 30S ribosomal protein S15 has protein sequence MAQTTEKKKEIIEKFKTHETDTGSCEVQIALLTERILYLTEHFKTHAKDHHSRRGLLKLVGQRRNLLKYLQKKDVTKYRTLIQQLGIRK, from the coding sequence ATGGCGCAGACAACAGAAAAGAAAAAGGAAATCATCGAAAAATTCAAAACCCATGAGACCGACACCGGTTCCTGCGAGGTGCAAATTGCCCTCTTGACCGAGCGTATTCTCTATCTCACCGAGCATTTCAAGACCCATGCCAAGGATCACCATTCCCGTCGCGGTCTGTTGAAGCTCGTTGGCCAGCGGCGTAACCTGCTCAAGTATCTGCAGAAAAAGGATGTGACCAAGTACCGGACACTGATCCAGCAGTTGGGTATCCGCAAGTAA
- the pnp gene encoding polyribonucleotide nucleotidyltransferase, which translates to MIHTVETEIGGRTIAFETGKMAKQANGSVVVSSGDTKVLVTVVAESESKDMGFLPLTIEYQERMYAAGRIPGSYFRREIGRPSEKEVLTCRLIDRPLRPLFPDGYSCETQLIATVFSADQEFDPDILAMNGASMALMLSDIPFAGPVAAARVGYVDGQYVLNPSKKQLEKSQINLVVAGTRSAVVMVEGKASEMAEDTVLEAIFFAHAGIQPLIDLQINLREQAGKAKREVVAPTVNQALKEKVEAVAASGMDEVVTTAEKMARAARYSKLKEEVLAQIDPELYQQPSEVTELLSGYKKQVMRDRIVGKGMRLDGRSFEDVRPISCEVGILPRAHGSALFTRGETQALVICTLGSERDEQHLEGLGGDVYRRFMLHYNFPPFCVGEVRPLRGPSRRDIGHGTLARRGIEAVLPANDSFPYTLRVVSEVLESNGSSSMATVCGGSLALMDAGVPVKAPVSGVAMGLIKEGDQVVVLTDILGDEDHLGDMDFKVVGTRQGITGLQMDIKIEGVDRGIMNQALAQAKKGRIHILEKMEGALSSPRTVVSEHAPKYVTLKIHPDKIRDIIGPGGKVIREMTTEFDSKIDVEDDGTVKIFSNSSESANALIKRIQQITAVPEVGAIYEGEVRTIKEFGAFVQILPGTDGMVHISELANDRVKKVTDVVKEGDIIKVKVIDIDNRGRIRLSRKAALAEGEE; encoded by the coding sequence ATGATCCATACAGTTGAAACAGAAATCGGCGGACGAACCATCGCCTTTGAAACGGGCAAGATGGCCAAGCAGGCCAATGGCTCGGTGGTGGTATCCAGCGGCGACACCAAGGTACTGGTCACGGTGGTGGCCGAAAGCGAATCCAAGGACATGGGCTTCCTGCCCCTGACCATCGAATACCAGGAGCGCATGTATGCCGCCGGTCGTATCCCCGGCAGCTATTTCCGGCGGGAGATCGGCCGTCCGAGTGAAAAGGAGGTTTTGACCTGCCGCTTGATCGACCGCCCCCTGCGGCCGCTCTTTCCCGACGGGTATTCCTGCGAGACCCAGCTGATCGCCACCGTCTTTTCGGCCGATCAGGAGTTTGATCCCGACATCCTGGCCATGAACGGCGCCTCCATGGCCCTGATGCTGTCCGACATCCCCTTTGCCGGTCCGGTGGCCGCGGCCCGGGTGGGCTATGTCGACGGCCAATACGTGCTCAATCCGAGCAAGAAGCAGTTGGAGAAATCGCAGATCAACCTGGTGGTGGCCGGTACCCGCTCAGCCGTGGTCATGGTCGAGGGCAAGGCCTCAGAGATGGCCGAAGACACGGTGCTCGAAGCCATCTTCTTCGCCCATGCCGGTATCCAGCCGCTGATCGATCTTCAAATCAATCTCCGCGAGCAGGCCGGCAAGGCCAAACGCGAGGTGGTGGCGCCGACCGTCAATCAGGCCCTCAAGGAGAAGGTCGAGGCCGTCGCCGCCAGTGGCATGGACGAGGTGGTGACCACCGCCGAGAAGATGGCCCGCGCCGCGCGCTATTCCAAGCTGAAAGAAGAGGTCCTGGCCCAGATCGATCCCGAGCTGTACCAGCAGCCCTCGGAGGTCACAGAACTGCTGAGCGGCTACAAGAAACAGGTGATGCGCGATCGCATTGTCGGCAAGGGCATGCGTCTGGACGGTCGCTCCTTTGAGGATGTGCGACCGATCAGCTGCGAAGTCGGCATCCTGCCTCGGGCCCACGGCTCGGCCCTGTTCACCCGTGGCGAAACCCAGGCCCTGGTCATCTGCACCCTGGGCAGCGAACGCGACGAGCAGCACCTGGAGGGTTTGGGAGGCGACGTCTACCGCCGCTTCATGCTCCATTACAACTTCCCGCCCTTCTGCGTCGGCGAAGTCCGTCCGTTGCGTGGTCCAAGCCGTCGGGATATCGGGCACGGGACCCTGGCCCGGCGTGGCATCGAGGCGGTGCTGCCAGCCAACGACAGTTTCCCCTACACCCTGCGGGTGGTCTCCGAGGTGTTGGAGTCCAACGGTTCATCCTCCATGGCCACCGTCTGCGGCGGCAGCCTGGCCCTGATGGACGCCGGCGTGCCGGTCAAGGCGCCGGTTTCCGGTGTGGCCATGGGCTTGATCAAGGAAGGCGACCAGGTGGTGGTGCTGACCGATATTCTCGGCGATGAGGATCATCTGGGCGACATGGACTTCAAGGTGGTCGGCACCCGTCAGGGTATCACCGGCCTGCAGATGGACATCAAGATCGAGGGTGTGGACCGCGGGATCATGAACCAAGCCCTGGCCCAGGCCAAGAAAGGCAGAATCCACATCCTGGAGAAGATGGAGGGAGCCCTCAGCTCGCCGCGTACCGTGGTGTCCGAGCATGCGCCCAAGTATGTGACCCTCAAGATCCACCCGGACAAAATTCGTGACATCATCGGCCCCGGCGGCAAGGTGATCCGCGAGATGACCACCGAATTCGACTCCAAGATCGATGTCGAGGACGACGGCACGGTCAAAATCTTCAGCAACAGCAGCGAATCGGCCAATGCCCTGATCAAGCGCATTCAGCAGATTACCGCCGTGCCCGAGGTCGGCGCGATCTACGAGGGCGAGGTGCGCACCATCAAGGAATTCGGCGCCTTTGTCCAGATCCTGCCCGGGACCGACGGCATGGTCCACATCTCCGAACTGGCCAACGACCGGGTCAAGAAGGTTACCGACGTGGTCAAGGAAGGGGATATCATCAAGGTCAAGGTGATCGATATCGACAACCGCGGCCGTATTCGCCTGAGCCGCAAGGCCGCTCTGGCAGAAGGCGAGGAATAA
- the dut gene encoding dUTP diphosphatase, producing the protein MEHILPATIRVAFTWLHPERTAGLTLPAYESELAAGMDVGAAIDQPMVLQPGDIGLVPCGFAVAIPPGYEIQVRPRSGLAVKHGITVVNAPGTIDADYRGEVKVGLINLGQHPYTVRRGDRIAQLILAPVARTEWRLVTALDQTTRGCGGFGHTGVQGTDRSHSGQDDR; encoded by the coding sequence ATGGAACACATACTGCCGGCAACGATCCGCGTTGCCTTTACCTGGCTGCATCCGGAGCGGACGGCAGGGCTGACACTCCCCGCCTATGAAAGCGAATTGGCGGCCGGCATGGATGTGGGAGCCGCGATCGATCAGCCGATGGTGCTGCAACCGGGCGACATCGGCCTGGTGCCCTGCGGCTTTGCCGTGGCCATTCCGCCAGGCTACGAGATCCAGGTCCGTCCGCGCTCGGGATTGGCGGTCAAGCATGGCATCACCGTGGTCAATGCCCCTGGAACCATCGATGCCGACTATCGGGGCGAGGTCAAGGTCGGCCTGATCAACTTGGGCCAACACCCCTACACGGTGCGGCGGGGGGATCGAATCGCCCAGCTGATCCTGGCACCGGTGGCGCGGACCGAGTGGCGGCTGGTAACGGCGCTTGACCAGACAACCCGTGGCTGCGGCGGATTCGGCCATACAGGTGTGCAGGGCACTGATCGTTCTCACTCTGGCCAGGACGACCGGTGA
- a CDS encoding MBL fold metallo-hydrolase, with amino-acid sequence MRFSVLGSGSKGNCTLVEAGTTRLLIDNGFSGKELIARLHSIDVRPETLTAIVVTHEHDDHVKGIGVVSRRFNLPVYANAATHRAAEQRVGQVRERHEFGTGESFTINDLHIHPFAVSHDTADPVGFVVSDGRSALGYCTDTGTITRLIRHHLRNCRALVLEANHDLQMLQQGPYPFPLKQRVLSIQGHLANNDSLEFAGCLINERLRALVLAHLSEINNDPNLVRAEARRRLPTGEGVQVFVAEQWRAGPVLEIEP; translated from the coding sequence GTGAGATTTTCCGTCCTTGGCAGCGGCAGCAAGGGGAACTGCACCTTGGTCGAGGCCGGCACGACCCGGTTGCTGATCGACAACGGCTTCTCCGGCAAGGAACTGATTGCCCGCCTGCACAGCATCGATGTGCGGCCGGAAACCCTCACTGCCATCGTGGTCACCCACGAGCATGACGACCATGTCAAGGGGATCGGCGTGGTATCCCGCCGGTTCAACCTGCCGGTCTACGCCAATGCCGCCACGCACCGCGCCGCGGAACAACGTGTCGGCCAGGTGCGCGAACGGCATGAATTCGGCACCGGCGAATCCTTCACGATCAATGACCTCCATATCCACCCCTTTGCCGTGTCCCACGACACCGCCGATCCGGTGGGCTTTGTGGTCAGCGACGGGCGGAGCGCCCTCGGCTATTGCACCGACACTGGAACCATCACACGGCTGATCCGCCATCACCTGCGCAACTGCCGGGCCCTGGTCCTTGAAGCCAACCATGACCTGCAGATGCTCCAACAGGGCCCCTATCCCTTTCCCCTCAAACAGCGGGTCCTGTCCATACAGGGACATCTGGCCAACAACGATTCGCTGGAGTTTGCCGGCTGCTTGATCAATGAACGGTTGCGCGCCCTGGTCCTTGCCCACCTCAGCGAAATCAATAACGACCCGAATCTGGTGCGTGCCGAGGCACGTCGCCGCCTGCCCACCGGGGAAGGGGTTCAGGTGTTCGTGGCCGAGCAGTGGCGGGCCGGCCCCGTGCTGGAGATCGAACCATAA